One genomic window of Paraburkholderia acidiphila includes the following:
- a CDS encoding NADP(H)-dependent aldo-keto reductase → MEYRTLGDTDVKVSLIGLGTMTWGEQNTEREAHEQINYALDQGVTLIDAAEMYPVPPRPETQGQTERFIGTWLAQHRAARERIVLATKIAGPARQPHNPQHIRGPQNQFDRKNLTEALDGSLKRLQTDYVDLYQLHWPDRSTMTFGRNMYPYLDDAYTVPIEETLSVLADFVKAGKVRHIGVSNETPWGVAQFLRASEKLGLPRIVSIQNPYSLLNRTFESGLSEFAHREGVGLLAYSPLAFGWLSGKYEGGARPEGARITRFERFKRYSKPESVAATTRYVELARAHGYTPAQFALAFVNSRPFLTSNLIGATSLDQLKENIASADVKLTSELLAQIDALHEQQPNPAP, encoded by the coding sequence ATGGAATACCGCACACTCGGCGATACCGACGTCAAGGTGAGCCTGATCGGGCTCGGCACGATGACGTGGGGCGAGCAGAACACGGAGCGCGAGGCGCACGAGCAGATCAACTACGCGCTCGACCAGGGCGTCACGCTGATCGACGCCGCTGAAATGTACCCCGTGCCGCCGCGCCCGGAGACGCAAGGGCAGACCGAGCGTTTCATCGGGACGTGGCTCGCGCAGCACCGCGCGGCGCGCGAGCGCATCGTGCTCGCCACCAAAATTGCGGGTCCGGCTCGCCAGCCGCACAATCCGCAGCACATTCGCGGGCCGCAGAACCAGTTCGACCGCAAGAATCTGACCGAGGCGCTCGACGGCAGCCTGAAGCGCCTGCAGACCGATTACGTTGATCTGTATCAGCTGCACTGGCCCGACCGCAGCACGATGACGTTCGGCCGCAACATGTATCCGTATCTCGACGACGCGTACACGGTGCCGATCGAGGAAACGCTCAGCGTGCTCGCCGACTTCGTGAAGGCCGGCAAGGTCCGCCATATCGGCGTGTCGAACGAAACGCCGTGGGGCGTTGCCCAGTTCCTGCGCGCCTCCGAAAAGCTGGGGCTGCCGCGCATCGTCAGCATCCAGAATCCGTACAGCCTGCTCAATCGCACGTTCGAAAGCGGCCTGTCCGAATTCGCGCACCGCGAAGGCGTGGGCCTGCTCGCGTATTCGCCGCTCGCGTTTGGCTGGCTGTCGGGCAAGTACGAGGGCGGGGCGCGTCCGGAAGGCGCCCGCATCACGCGCTTCGAGCGTTTCAAGCGCTACAGCAAGCCGGAATCGGTGGCCGCGACTACGCGTTACGTGGAACTCGCCCGGGCGCATGGCTACACGCCCGCGCAGTTCGCGCTCGCTTTCGTCAATAGCCGGCCGTTCCTCACCAGCAATCTGATCGGCGCGACCTCACTCGATCAGTTGAAGGAAAATATCGCGAGCGCCGACGTCAAGCTCACCTCCGAATTGCTCGCACAAATCGACGCGCTGCACGAGCAGCAGCCTAATCCCGCCCCTTAA
- the dusA gene encoding tRNA dihydrouridine(20/20a) synthase DusA — translation MSANRQASPRRVSVAPMMDWTDRHCRSLHRFISRHTWLYTEMVTTGALLHGDVPRHLAFTPAEAPVALQLGGSEPDDLARAAKLGEQWGYDEINLNCGCPSERVQRGAFGACLMNEPQLVADCVKAMRDVVSVPVTVKHRIGVDTVEDYAFVRDFVGTIAEAGCDVFIVHARNAILKGLSPKENREIPPLKYDYAYQLKRDFPQVEIIINGGIKTLDEVEQHLQHVDGVMLGREAYHNPYVLADVDTRFYGATDAALTREEVEAKLIAYCASEIARGTYLGAIVRHALGLYRGMAGARGWRRILSDNRKLAKADLAIFDEAREYLRVADEILE, via the coding sequence ATGTCCGCCAACCGTCAAGCCAGCCCCCGCCGCGTTTCCGTCGCGCCGATGATGGACTGGACCGATCGCCACTGCCGCTCGCTGCATCGCTTCATCTCCCGGCACACGTGGCTGTATACGGAGATGGTGACGACGGGCGCCCTCCTCCACGGCGACGTGCCGCGCCATCTCGCGTTCACGCCGGCCGAAGCGCCGGTTGCGCTTCAGCTGGGCGGCAGCGAACCCGACGACCTCGCGCGCGCCGCGAAGCTCGGTGAACAGTGGGGATACGACGAAATCAACCTGAACTGCGGCTGCCCGTCCGAGCGCGTGCAGCGCGGTGCCTTCGGCGCGTGCCTGATGAACGAGCCGCAACTCGTGGCGGACTGCGTGAAGGCGATGCGCGACGTCGTCTCCGTGCCCGTGACGGTCAAGCACCGCATTGGCGTGGATACGGTCGAGGACTATGCGTTCGTACGCGACTTTGTCGGCACGATTGCCGAAGCGGGCTGCGACGTTTTCATCGTGCATGCGCGCAACGCGATCCTGAAGGGCTTGAGCCCGAAGGAAAACCGCGAGATCCCGCCGCTCAAGTACGACTACGCGTACCAGCTCAAGCGCGACTTCCCGCAGGTCGAAATCATCATCAACGGCGGCATCAAGACGCTCGACGAAGTCGAGCAGCACTTACAGCATGTCGATGGCGTGATGCTCGGCCGCGAGGCCTACCACAACCCGTATGTGCTCGCCGACGTCGATACGCGCTTCTATGGCGCAACCGACGCCGCGCTCACGCGCGAGGAAGTGGAGGCGAAGCTCATTGCGTACTGCGCGAGCGAAATCGCGCGCGGCACCTACCTGGGCGCGATCGTGCGTCACGCGCTGGGTCTCTATCGCGGCATGGCCGGTGCGCGCGGATGGCGCCGCATCCTCTCGGACAACCGCAAGCTCGCGAAGGCGGATCTCGCGATCTTCGACGAGGCACGTGAATATCTGCGCGTTGCGGATGAAATTCTTGAATAA
- a CDS encoding acyltransferase family protein, translating to MHIASIAMAKKNTDIECLRAVAIILTVLQHLYILLRWNPHPFGAAENYLQFWGGVDLFFCISGFVVSKSVMDSIDLARTEGRQWFVVKAFWVRRVYRLLPSAWLWAFVMAHFGSLHDVAAPTVAIMASVANFAQYFGINMGGTTVYWSLSLEEQFYLLFPFFVIFVPVAWRYKVLLIAIALQFPMRREMGSIFWLTRLDSMMWGVVIYLFSRTPTYRVFEPQSLKTRTKAWGVSLFFVFLLIAVPGALDVVRFHVGLMAAVSAALVYIASFNRSYVFPSRALRPIMVWIGSRSYAIYLCHLPAYVITHEYWSRAALRTGLTFPNGTYTLRYIVTALALIALFAELNYRLIEVPLRNRGSAAARRIISVPESATA from the coding sequence ATGCACATTGCATCAATAGCGATGGCAAAAAAAAATACTGATATTGAATGTTTGCGGGCCGTCGCAATCATCCTGACCGTTCTTCAGCATCTGTACATCCTCCTCAGATGGAACCCGCATCCCTTCGGAGCAGCGGAGAACTATCTGCAATTCTGGGGCGGCGTTGATCTTTTCTTCTGCATCTCAGGCTTCGTGGTCAGCAAGTCCGTTATGGACTCTATCGATCTCGCACGCACTGAAGGGCGCCAATGGTTCGTCGTGAAGGCCTTCTGGGTGCGGCGTGTATATCGCCTGCTACCATCAGCGTGGCTATGGGCGTTTGTCATGGCGCACTTCGGCAGTCTGCACGACGTGGCTGCCCCGACCGTCGCCATCATGGCCAGCGTGGCGAATTTCGCCCAGTACTTCGGTATCAATATGGGCGGCACCACGGTTTACTGGAGCCTGTCGCTCGAAGAACAGTTTTATCTACTCTTCCCATTCTTCGTCATATTCGTGCCGGTCGCATGGCGCTATAAAGTCCTGCTTATCGCCATTGCCCTCCAGTTTCCCATGCGTCGGGAAATGGGCTCGATCTTCTGGCTGACTCGTCTCGATTCGATGATGTGGGGCGTCGTGATCTACCTCTTCTCGCGCACTCCGACATACCGCGTTTTCGAACCGCAATCTCTGAAGACCCGGACCAAGGCTTGGGGCGTTAGCCTGTTCTTTGTGTTTTTGCTGATTGCCGTCCCGGGTGCCCTTGATGTTGTTCGCTTCCACGTCGGATTAATGGCCGCAGTCTCAGCCGCTCTCGTGTATATCGCATCGTTCAACAGGTCTTACGTGTTTCCGTCCCGCGCGTTGCGCCCAATCATGGTCTGGATCGGTTCACGCTCCTACGCAATCTATCTTTGCCATCTGCCAGCCTATGTGATTACACACGAGTACTGGAGTCGCGCCGCATTGCGTACCGGTCTGACATTTCCGAACGGGACGTACACGCTCCGATATATCGTGACGGCGCTGGCTCTGATCGCATTGTTCGCGGAATTAAACTACCGACTTATCGAAGTCCCCCTCCGAAATCGAGGCAGCGCGGCTGCACGCCGGATCATCAGCGTTCCAGAGAGTGCAACGGCCTGA
- a CDS encoding acyltransferase family protein: MAKKNIDIECLRAVAILLTALQHLNVLFRWSPHPLGRIEDYLHFWGGVDLFFCISGYVVSKSLIESLDVARGEGREWLVVKAFWTRRVYRLLPSAWLWMIIMGAGTFLFNETGAFGNVHDTISRSIAIVTGVANFATFFGINMGQGFVYWSLALEEQFYLIFPFFVVFVPIAWRHRVLLLAIAIQFPMYRSTGTIFWATRLDALLWGIVLYLFSRTPQYRIFEPLSLKKSSKAWGVSLFLIFTLAAIPGALETVPFHVGMMALASAALVYAASFNKAYVLPSRWLRPILTWIGSRSYAIYLCHLPAYMITHELWTRWTERFGLSHPNGTYTIRYAITALALITALAELNYRLVEAPLRKRGMNAARRITLQPSAASDQMTVSRP; the protein is encoded by the coding sequence ATGGCGAAAAAAAATATCGATATTGAATGTTTGCGTGCCGTCGCCATCCTCCTCACGGCGCTCCAGCATCTGAACGTACTTTTTCGGTGGTCGCCCCATCCTTTGGGGAGAATCGAAGACTATCTGCACTTTTGGGGGGGTGTTGATCTTTTCTTTTGTATATCTGGCTACGTTGTCAGCAAGTCGTTAATAGAGTCGCTTGACGTTGCACGCGGAGAGGGACGAGAGTGGCTTGTCGTCAAGGCTTTCTGGACCCGCAGAGTCTACCGACTGTTGCCGTCCGCATGGCTATGGATGATCATCATGGGCGCCGGCACGTTCCTTTTCAATGAAACGGGGGCATTCGGCAATGTCCATGACACAATCAGCCGCAGCATTGCAATCGTGACGGGTGTCGCGAATTTCGCCACGTTTTTTGGCATCAACATGGGGCAAGGCTTCGTGTATTGGAGCCTGGCGCTCGAAGAACAGTTTTATCTTATCTTCCCGTTTTTCGTCGTCTTTGTCCCTATCGCGTGGCGCCACCGCGTTTTGCTACTTGCAATTGCGATACAGTTTCCGATGTATCGGAGCACGGGAACTATCTTTTGGGCAACGCGGCTGGACGCATTGCTATGGGGCATCGTCCTTTACCTCTTCTCTCGCACGCCTCAATATCGCATTTTCGAACCGCTCTCGCTAAAGAAGAGCTCGAAGGCCTGGGGCGTGAGCCTCTTCCTCATTTTCACCTTAGCCGCTATCCCCGGAGCGTTGGAGACGGTTCCTTTTCATGTGGGCATGATGGCGCTCGCCTCCGCCGCGCTCGTCTATGCAGCGTCGTTCAATAAGGCGTACGTACTTCCATCTCGCTGGCTGCGGCCCATTCTGACGTGGATCGGCTCGCGCTCGTATGCGATCTATTTGTGCCATCTTCCTGCGTATATGATCACGCACGAACTCTGGACCCGGTGGACGGAGCGCTTCGGCCTCTCGCATCCGAACGGCACATACACCATTCGCTACGCCATTACGGCGCTCGCATTAATAACTGCCCTTGCAGAACTGAACTACAGACTTGTTGAGGCTCCACTTCGCAAGCGCGGCATGAACGCCGCACGCCGCATTACATTGCAGCCCTCCGCAGCGTCAGACCAAATGACTGTCAGCCGGCCATAG
- a CDS encoding FkbM family methyltransferase, with protein sequence MTFDEAVMELPKLFEGKKFSECAELSKALLKVQPHHPPALVHLACSHEQLGDLQQAGNAFRILSLIFPHNEQLAENVVRTLPADQHVLFSSEREERKNRIAKFPKKPSLDLVDNPAGKMFVPVIPDGDIIGQTIRQGGIFDINIIQCAEQYIRPGTTAIDVGANFGQMSLLFSRMVGPFGQVLSIEADDYVGHVLAENIRVNGIQNIRIVNKAVHNETGNTVFFPDQDFVRFSTYGSYGIDPHAASGREVTTVKIDDLGIDGPVTFMKVDVQGCDLFAMEGAKNLILKNKMPIIFEYEEQFQADFGTSFQDYVNFVIGIGYEFVKTVDSINYLIAPKAS encoded by the coding sequence ATGACATTCGATGAAGCGGTAATGGAACTGCCGAAATTATTCGAGGGGAAAAAATTCTCGGAATGCGCAGAGTTGTCAAAAGCTTTGCTGAAGGTGCAACCTCATCATCCCCCAGCCTTGGTCCATTTGGCGTGCTCCCATGAGCAATTGGGCGACTTGCAGCAAGCTGGGAATGCATTTCGGATTTTGTCTCTGATTTTTCCGCATAACGAGCAGCTTGCAGAAAACGTCGTTCGCACGCTTCCAGCTGATCAGCATGTTCTATTTTCCAGCGAGCGCGAGGAGCGCAAAAATAGAATTGCCAAATTCCCGAAAAAGCCGTCGCTTGATCTGGTAGACAATCCAGCCGGGAAAATGTTTGTGCCCGTAATTCCGGATGGCGATATTATTGGACAAACGATTCGACAAGGCGGAATTTTCGATATAAATATTATTCAATGCGCTGAGCAATATATTCGACCGGGGACTACGGCCATTGATGTCGGGGCAAACTTCGGGCAAATGTCCCTGTTGTTTTCCAGAATGGTAGGTCCTTTTGGACAAGTGCTCTCGATCGAGGCTGACGACTATGTGGGCCATGTACTCGCGGAAAATATTCGCGTAAACGGCATTCAAAACATACGAATCGTAAATAAGGCCGTACATAACGAAACGGGAAATACGGTATTCTTTCCGGATCAGGATTTTGTACGTTTTTCGACATACGGATCTTATGGCATCGATCCACACGCCGCATCCGGCCGGGAAGTCACGACGGTAAAGATCGATGATCTGGGTATTGATGGTCCGGTCACGTTCATGAAGGTCGATGTGCAGGGCTGCGACCTCTTTGCCATGGAAGGAGCAAAAAATCTGATTCTGAAAAATAAAATGCCGATCATTTTCGAATATGAAGAGCAATTTCAGGCTGATTTTGGCACGTCATTCCAGGATTATGTGAATTTTGTGATTGGAATTGGATATGAATTTGTTAAAACGGTGGACAGTATCAATTATTTGATTGCACCGAAGGCGTCTTGA
- a CDS encoding DnaJ C-terminal domain-containing protein, with amino-acid sequence MSFEEYYKRLQLPETASPAEIKRAYRQLRAKYHPDRNKGHEATVEPVFKRIQEAFEILSGRRIAPTAGTTGAASSTSKTRGAEAPPRQRRAAPPMRGANCLVELFVPLEVALDGGGVQAHYPVKGPCPACELTDRGALCEQCQGTGVKAWRKSQVVEIPRGAWDGQRLVVPGGGHPGVNGGQPGDATFSVSIVCGPGFTRHGLDLACELQTDFVTAMLGGSVQAKILGRTYEVKIPANANARTPIRLPGLGLADRNGTRGTLTLHLVLTMPAAAAHLTGAERQQLRDIFVEAARRASQSPGAGSHGKR; translated from the coding sequence TTGAGCTTCGAGGAATACTATAAGCGGCTGCAACTGCCGGAGACTGCGTCGCCGGCGGAGATCAAGCGCGCCTACCGTCAATTGCGCGCGAAGTACCACCCCGACCGCAACAAGGGGCACGAGGCGACGGTCGAGCCGGTGTTCAAGCGCATTCAGGAAGCCTTCGAGATTTTGAGCGGCAGGCGCATCGCGCCAACGGCCGGCACCACTGGCGCCGCAAGCTCGACCAGCAAAACCCGCGGTGCAGAAGCGCCACCGCGACAACGTCGCGCGGCGCCACCCATGCGCGGCGCCAACTGCCTCGTCGAGCTATTCGTACCGCTCGAAGTCGCGCTCGATGGCGGCGGCGTCCAAGCCCACTACCCTGTCAAAGGTCCGTGTCCGGCGTGCGAGCTAACCGATCGCGGTGCGCTTTGCGAGCAGTGCCAGGGTACGGGCGTGAAGGCATGGCGCAAGTCGCAAGTCGTCGAAATTCCTCGCGGGGCCTGGGACGGTCAGCGTCTGGTGGTGCCGGGTGGTGGCCATCCCGGCGTGAACGGCGGCCAGCCCGGAGACGCCACGTTCTCTGTTTCCATTGTTTGCGGCCCGGGCTTTACCCGTCACGGGCTCGACCTTGCCTGCGAACTGCAGACCGACTTCGTAACGGCCATGCTGGGTGGCAGCGTTCAGGCGAAGATACTCGGCCGCACGTACGAAGTGAAGATTCCGGCGAACGCGAATGCGCGCACGCCAATCCGTCTGCCCGGCCTCGGGCTCGCGGACCGCAACGGCACGCGCGGCACCCTCACGCTGCACCTGGTGCTCACGATGCCGGCCGCCGCCGCGCATCTGACCGGCGCGGAGCGCCAGCAGCTACGCGACATCTTCGTCGAAGCAGCGCGCCGAGCCAGCCAGTCGCCCGGCGCGGGCTCGCACGGCAAACGCTAG
- a CDS encoding DUF6566 family protein encodes MEPKGIDMGDYQERYKDYDIEVAVEQVLTGVKAHFRVLKDDTVVEDWQLVHITRLWSTEHAAAEAGFEAARAWIDARGAPAS; translated from the coding sequence ATGGAGCCGAAGGGCATCGACATGGGCGACTACCAGGAGCGCTACAAGGACTACGACATCGAAGTCGCGGTCGAGCAAGTGCTCACGGGCGTGAAGGCGCATTTTCGCGTGCTCAAGGACGATACGGTCGTAGAGGACTGGCAGCTCGTGCATATCACGCGGCTCTGGTCCACCGAGCACGCGGCGGCCGAGGCGGGCTTCGAAGCTGCGCGCGCGTGGATCGACGCGCGCGGCGCACCAGCGAGCTAG
- a CDS encoding TOBE domain-containing protein, with amino-acid sequence MSITAINVRNQFRGKIKEIIRGPVVSEVDVDTAFGIVTSVITTRSVDELELKVGSEVVALVKSTEVSIARL; translated from the coding sequence ATGAGCATTACCGCCATCAACGTGCGCAACCAGTTTCGCGGCAAGATCAAGGAGATCATTCGCGGACCCGTCGTTTCCGAGGTCGATGTCGACACGGCGTTCGGCATCGTGACCTCGGTGATCACCACGCGCTCGGTCGACGAACTCGAGTTGAAAGTTGGATCGGAAGTGGTCGCGCTGGTGAAGTCCACGGAGGTGTCGATCGCGCGCCTGTGA
- a CDS encoding ATP-binding cassette domain-containing protein, with protein MSVSQVAPNYGAGRDGFEREQARGRNGGAQVLRENVALRTHTHGADAAVVLHGVGKRYGERAVLSGFDLAIERASFVSIVGRSGCGKSTLLRLIAGLETPDEGEVQRRGAEGAALDTRIMFQDARLLPWKTVLQNVMLGLGRGARDDARAVLDEVGLLARADEWPARLSGGQRQRVALARALVHRPSLLLLDEPLGALDALTRIEMHSLIERLWREHRFTALLVTHDVHEAVALGDRILLVEAGRIALDQSVPLERPRARVDARFAALEESVLQRVLGHGAQSAAGQHSGAAA; from the coding sequence ATGAGCGTGAGCCAGGTGGCGCCGAACTACGGTGCGGGGCGGGACGGCTTCGAACGCGAGCAGGCGCGCGGACGCAATGGCGGGGCGCAAGTCTTGCGTGAAAACGTGGCATTGCGCACGCATACGCATGGCGCGGACGCCGCCGTTGTACTGCACGGTGTGGGAAAACGCTACGGCGAGCGGGCCGTGCTGAGCGGCTTTGACCTTGCGATCGAGCGCGCCAGTTTTGTCTCGATCGTCGGACGCAGCGGATGCGGCAAGTCCACGCTGTTGCGCCTGATCGCAGGTCTCGAAACGCCGGACGAGGGCGAGGTGCAGCGGCGAGGCGCAGAGGGTGCAGCGCTCGATACGCGCATCATGTTTCAGGACGCGCGCCTGCTGCCATGGAAGACCGTGTTGCAGAACGTGATGCTCGGCCTCGGACGCGGCGCGCGCGATGACGCCCGCGCGGTGCTCGACGAAGTGGGCCTGCTCGCGCGCGCCGACGAGTGGCCCGCGCGTCTTTCGGGCGGCCAGCGGCAGCGCGTGGCGCTCGCCCGCGCGCTGGTGCATCGCCCGAGCCTGCTGCTGCTCGACGAGCCGCTCGGTGCGCTCGACGCGCTCACGCGCATCGAGATGCATTCGCTGATCGAGCGCTTGTGGCGCGAGCACCGCTTCACCGCGCTGCTGGTGACGCATGACGTGCACGAAGCCGTCGCGCTGGGCGACCGTATTCTGCTCGTCGAGGCGGGACGTATCGCGCTCGATCAAAGCGTGCCGCTCGAGCGTCCTCGTGCGCGAGTGGACGCACGCTTCGCCGCCCTCGAGGAGAGCGTGCTGCAACGGGTGCTTGGCCACGGCGCGCAGTCAGCCGCCGGGCAGCATTCGGGCGCGGCGGCTTGA
- the ssuC gene encoding aliphatic sulfonate ABC transporter permease SsuC codes for MTESVVRAAPARGSVSPGGALRAVRTFVRASRRRLAPWLLPLAVLVIWEVAAKSGALSTRVLPEPLAVLRAAWSLIESGEMWADVRVSTWRALSGFAIGGGIGLVLGLATGLFKPVETALDSTVQMVRNIPALAMIPLVILWFGIGEEAKVFLVALGVFFPVYVNTFHGIRSVDANLVEMARSYGLKGFPLYREVILPGALPSILVGVRFALGLMWVTLIVAETISAQSGIGYMTMNAREFLQTDVVVVGILLYAALGKLADWLAKSIERVALRWHPAYQQENEA; via the coding sequence ATGACGGAATCTGTGGTAAGGGCCGCACCCGCGCGCGGCTCCGTTAGTCCGGGCGGCGCACTGCGCGCTGTGCGGACATTCGTGCGGGCGAGCCGGCGGCGGCTCGCGCCCTGGCTCTTGCCGCTGGCGGTGCTCGTGATCTGGGAGGTCGCCGCGAAAAGCGGCGCGCTCTCGACGCGCGTGCTGCCCGAGCCGCTCGCCGTGCTGCGGGCCGCCTGGTCGCTGATCGAGTCGGGCGAGATGTGGGCGGACGTGCGCGTGAGCACCTGGCGCGCGCTTTCGGGGTTCGCGATCGGCGGCGGCATCGGGCTCGTGCTTGGCCTCGCTACCGGGCTGTTCAAGCCCGTGGAAACGGCGCTCGACTCGACCGTGCAGATGGTCCGCAATATTCCGGCGCTCGCCATGATTCCGCTCGTGATTCTGTGGTTCGGCATTGGCGAGGAGGCGAAGGTATTTCTCGTGGCGCTGGGCGTGTTTTTTCCCGTGTACGTGAACACGTTTCACGGTATCCGCTCGGTGGACGCCAATCTCGTCGAGATGGCGCGCAGCTACGGGCTCAAGGGCTTCCCGCTCTATCGCGAAGTGATACTGCCGGGGGCGTTGCCGTCGATTCTTGTCGGCGTGCGCTTCGCGCTCGGCCTGATGTGGGTCACGCTGATCGTGGCCGAAACGATCTCCGCGCAGTCGGGCATCGGATACATGACGATGAACGCGCGCGAATTCCTGCAAACCGACGTGGTGGTGGTCGGCATCCTGCTCTATGCGGCGCTCGGCAAGCTCGCAGACTGGCTGGCGAAGTCCATCGAGCGCGTGGCGCTGCGCTGGCACCCCGCTTATCAACAGGAGAACGAAGCATGA
- the ssuD gene encoding FMNH2-dependent alkanesulfonate monooxygenase produces MNVFWFIPTHGDSRYLGTTQGARAADLAYFQQIAVAADTLGYEGVLLPTGRSCEDAWVVASSLIAATRRLKFLVAIRPGLSSPALSARMAATFDRLSNGRLLINVVTGGDTAELEGDGLFVDHDTRYEITDEFLHIWRKLLAASHTNEAIDFEGQHLRSVGGKVLYPPVQHPHPPLWFGGSSPAAHAMAGAHIDTYLTWGEPPAAVASKIADIRARAAEQGRTIRFGIRLHVIVRETEEEAWAAADKLISHLDDETVARAQAAFAKMDSEGQRRMAALHGGKRGTRKDLEVYPNLWAGVGLVRGGAGTALVGNPEQVAALMKEYAELGIETFILSGYPHLEESYRFAELVFPLLPGRTAKGAGGPLSGPFGEVVGNHYLPKVSQS; encoded by the coding sequence ATGAATGTTTTCTGGTTCATCCCGACCCACGGTGACAGCCGCTATCTGGGTACGACCCAGGGCGCACGCGCAGCCGATCTCGCGTACTTCCAGCAGATCGCCGTCGCCGCCGATACGCTCGGCTACGAGGGCGTGCTGCTGCCCACGGGCCGTTCGTGCGAGGACGCCTGGGTCGTGGCGTCGAGCCTCATCGCCGCGACGCGACGCTTGAAGTTCCTTGTAGCGATCCGCCCGGGTCTTTCGTCGCCGGCGCTTTCCGCGCGCATGGCCGCGACGTTCGACCGGCTTTCCAATGGCCGCCTGCTCATCAATGTCGTGACGGGCGGCGATACGGCCGAGCTGGAAGGCGATGGCCTCTTCGTCGATCACGACACGCGCTACGAAATCACCGACGAGTTCCTGCACATCTGGCGCAAGCTGCTCGCGGCATCGCACACGAATGAGGCGATCGACTTCGAAGGGCAGCATCTGCGCTCGGTAGGCGGCAAGGTGCTGTATCCGCCGGTACAGCATCCGCATCCGCCGCTGTGGTTCGGCGGCTCTTCGCCGGCTGCGCACGCGATGGCGGGCGCGCACATCGACACCTATCTGACGTGGGGCGAACCGCCCGCAGCCGTCGCGAGCAAGATTGCCGACATTCGTGCGCGCGCGGCGGAACAAGGGCGCACGATCCGCTTCGGCATCCGCCTGCATGTGATCGTGCGCGAGACCGAAGAGGAAGCATGGGCCGCAGCCGACAAGCTCATCAGCCACCTCGACGACGAGACGGTCGCGCGCGCCCAGGCCGCGTTCGCGAAGATGGATTCGGAAGGCCAGCGCCGCATGGCCGCGCTGCACGGCGGCAAGCGCGGCACGCGCAAGGATCTCGAGGTGTACCCGAACCTGTGGGCCGGTGTGGGTCTTGTGCGTGGCGGCGCGGGCACGGCGCTCGTCGGCAATCCCGAGCAGGTCGCTGCGCTCATGAAGGAATACGCGGAGCTTGGCATCGAGACGTTCATCTTGTCCGGCTATCCACATCTGGAGGAATCCTACAGATTTGCGGAACTCGTGTTCCCGCTGCTGCCGGGGCGAACGGCAAAGGGTGCGGGCGGTCCGCTTTCGGGGCCGTTCGGCGAAGTAGTCGGCAATCACTACCTGCCGAAAGTCAGCCAGAGCTGA